Within Paenibacillus sabinae T27, the genomic segment TGTACCGATCGTATAGAGCGTCGTACCGGCATCGCCTACAATACTGCGGCCCGGCTCGACCCAGATTTCCGGCAGCTTGCTGCCGATTCCGGCAAAATGCGTCTTCACCGCATCGGTAATCGCTGCGACGTATTCCGACACCTGCAGCGGCGTGTCGCCTTCCACGTAACGAATGCCGAAGCCTCCGCCGAGATTCACGACGCTGAACTCAATGCCCAGCTCTTCTTTCACCTTGCGGGCGAATCCGGCGACGCGTTCGACGGCAAGCTGGAAGCCTTCCGTTTCGAAAATTTGCGAGCCGATATGCGAATGTACGCCGAGAAGCTTCAAATTGGCTTTGCTCGAGGCCAGGCGCACCGCTTCCTGTGCGGAACCGTTGCCGATGTCGAAGCCGAACTTCGAGTCGGTCTGGCCGGTTGCGGCGTAAGCATGATGGGCATGCGCTTCAACGCCAGGCGTCACGCGCAGCAGAACGTTGACCGTCTGGTTCTTCTCTGCGGCAATAGCCTGGAGCAGTTCAAGCTCCACCAAATTATCGACTACAAAGCAGCCGATTCGCGCATCAAGGGCCATTTCAATCTCATCCGGCGTTTTGTTGTTGCCGTGAAAATGAATGCGCTCAGCCGGGAATCCCGCCTGCAGCGCGGTGTACAGCTCGCCGTCGGACACGACGTCCAGCGACAGCCCTTCCTCATCGGCCAGGCGGCACATCGCCATTACCGAAAAAGCCTTGCTCGCGTAAGCAACCTGAAATCCAAGACCTGATGCCGCAAAAGCATCCATATATTCACGGCAGCGGCGGCGAACAAGCTGCTCGTCCACTATATACAGCGGCGTTCCATACTCCGCCTTGAGTTCCGTTACGTCACAACCGCCTATTTCCAAATGTCCGGCATCGTTAATCCGGCTCGTCCCGTGTAAGAACATATTCGCAATCCTCCGATTTCTGTGGAATATCCATCCCATTCTTTTATGATATTCAGTATAGCAGAGGAAGGGAACGTCAAAGAATGGACAAATACGCAGTTGATTTGTATTATCCTACGGCTTGCCCTTCTTGCCTTCATTTTCAGACATGCGGGTATTGTCCCGCGTTTTGTTGAACGACGGCCTCGTGCTGGAAGAAACCACCGATTGGCGATACAGGATCGCTCCCATCGCTTTTGCATTAAAAGGTATAAACGGCCACAGATAAGACGAATTGTAGGAACGGTTGATCGTCAGCAGCAAGACGAAAAGAGTCGAGCCAATCACGAATCCGGCAACGTGAAAGAGCCCCGTAGCCACGAGCAGCAGAAGCCGGACGAGCCGGTTGGCCAGTCCGAGTTCGTAGCTTGGCGTAGCGAACATACCGATGGTGGCCACGGCCATGTAGAGAACGACCTCATTGACGAACAGTCCCGTCTTGACGGCGATGTCCCCGATCAAAATCGCGGCAATGAGACCCATGGCCGAGCCGAGCGGCGAAGGCGTATGCACCGCGGCCATCCGGAGCAGATCCACACCGAACTCGATGATCAGAAACTGGACGAGCAGCGGGATCTTGGCCATTTCATGCGGACCGATAAATCCCAGCGGGGCCGGCTTAAGCTCGGGATGTAGGACAAACAGCATCCACAGCGGCAGCAGAAAAATGGAAGCGAAAATGCCCGCGAACCGCACCCACCGCAAATAGGAACCCATGAGCGGAGTCTGGCGGTTTTCTTCAGCATGCTGGCACAGATCAAAAAATGTGGTCGGTATGACCATCACGCTCGGCGAAGTATCGACGAACACGACGACTCGGCCCTCAAGCAGATGGGAGGCGACGATGTCAGGCCGTTCGGAATAACGGACCATCGGATACGGATTCCATTTTTCTCCTATGATCGCTTCTTCAAGCTGCTTGTCGGCCAGCGGAATGCCGTCGATGTTGACGGTTTTGATTTTTTCGGTAACCGCCTTGACCTGCGTTTTGTCTGCAATATCGTCAATATAGGCGATAGCCACATCTGTCTTCGTTCTCCGGCCTACCTGGTGAAGCTCGAATTTCAGGCCCGGATCGCGCAATCTGCGGCGAACAAGGGCAATATTGCTCAGCAGCGTCTCGGTAAACCCGTCCCGCGCACCGCGCACCACCCGCTCGATGGAGGGCTCTTCCGGTCCCCGGACCGGATAGGCGCGCGTATCCATGATAATGACCTGGGCTTCTCCCTCGACAAAGAGAGCGCTCATCCCCGCCATCGTCTTGATCATCGCATCGCTGAGCTTCTCCGACTTCTCGACCTGGATATGGGGAATGTATTTCTGCATGAACGCGGCAAAAGCGTCAGAGGACAGATCATCCGGTGTAAGGTAGGTAAGCCGCTTCAGGATTTCATCCAGAATAACATCTTTGGCAAAACCGCTGATAAACAGCAGGGCAGCTTTCGTTCCGCCGAACGTCATCTCGCGGAATACGATGTCAAAAGACGCCCCGAGGCCCATTATTTCAGTCAGCACTTCTTTGGTCTGCTCAAGCGAATCCGGAACCCTGTCTTCGCCATGCCAGTATTCGATTGACTCTTCTACTGAATTGGACAGCTCCTTGTCCCGTTTATTCTGCTTGGGGTCATTGGACTGCCTGTTTTCATTCTCCTTTCCCTGGACGGGTTCCGTTCCAGGGTCCTCCTCGGCCGACTTTTTCGGAGATTCCGAATCGTCACTGCCGAAGAGGAAGTTCAGAAAGCCGGACGGCTTATCTTCGGAGCCATCATCCGGCGCTCCAAGCTCGCGGGCCGCTTCCATCTCGCCTGGGCCGGTGGCTTGACCGCTGACAGGATCAGCTGCATCCGTGCCAGCCTCGCCGTTCTGCTGCGCGGCGGCATCAACTGGTCCGCCAGCATCTGCGGCGTTTTGTTCCGACGTGGCATTGGCCGTATTCGCGCCATTCTCGCCGTTTTGCCCGACAGCGGCATCTACCGCGCCACTGGCATCGACGGCGCTCTGCATTGCACCATTAACTACCGCGCCGCTTATATCCCCGGCGCTCAGTTGCGCGTCGGGATCAGCCGTATCCGCCGCTGCTGCGCCCTGCTCCGCTCCGGGGGCGGCCGTACCTAGAGCGTCCACGGCGCTTAGCTCCGCGCCGGGATCAGTCGCACCCACGCTACCCCCGGCGCTCTCCTCCGTAACGGCATCGGCTGCTCCAGCGCCGTTCACGGCGCTTAGCTCCAAAGCAACGTCAGCCGGGCCGCCGGCGTCAAGACCGCTCTGCTCCACACCAGCATCGGCTGCTCCGGCTGCGTCCTCGGCGCTCAGATCCGCACTGGTAGCGGATGCTCCGGCTGCATCCCCGGCGTTCGGATTCGCACCGGCATCATTTGCTCCCGCGTCAGCTGCCGCCCCCTGCTCCAGACCGGAAACCGGCTGCCCGGCCCCATCGGTTCCAAAGTAATCTCCGCTGTGAACGTATTTGCTCATCTCAAGCCCTCCGTTTACTGTCGATACACAAACCAATCAAACAACGAACCGGCTACCTTGCCGAATACCATCGCCATCAGCAGCCCGAACAGGTATGAAGTCATGTGAAGACGTTTAGCCAAGATCGGCAGTACGTTCAGCACCTCCGTCAAAGCCGCGGCAAGCATGCCGACAAATATCCCGTCGAACAGACCAACCGCCGTTACCACCACAGGTCCCGACGCGATTTTCCAGTTCCAAAAATCACTTACCGTCCCAAACAGCGATCCGCAGACCATCGCGCCTTCATACCAATGGACCTTATCGTAGGAGCCCGTCAACTGCGCCAGGCGCGGAATCATATCAAGAACGACGAACAGGGCGATCACCCCGCCGCCGACGGCGATGCCTCCAGCAATGCCTAAGAGCAAATTCAGGCCCACTTCGACCGGAGCCGTCATTTACGTCGCCTCCCTGCCCTTATCCGCTTCGCCGTGTTTCATTTTCCGGTATTCCTCATGAATGACATACTGGTCGATGTTTTTCTGATACAGGAACATTTCTACTTCCAGCGGGGTGGGCTCCTCGTTCCATTTTTTCTTGAACAGATGATTGAAAAAAATAACCATGCCAAAGCCGATACCGATCGAATAGGCCAGCTGGAACAAATAAGGATGCTCGTCCCGGCGGCCGGTCAGCATTTCCACAATCCGGACCTGGACCTCCTGCATGTTCACATCCGCATGGAAGTTCATAATCGTCAGCGCCGCGCCGAAGAACAGCAGCAGCCAGACGAGGGCGAACATCGCGGGCGACGGCTTGCGCGGTTCCTCGGGCCCGCTGATCTGCACAATTGTCCGGCCTTCTCCAATCGGCTCGATTTCAGCATCAGGCGCGAGCTGTTTTACCAGGGGAATGACCTTCAGCGTGTCAATAAGGATCAGGTTGCCGTCACTGTATTCCGGCTGGACCAGAAGCAGCGATTTCAGCTTCTCCTCAAGCTCCGGAGGAGCGATCAGAAACGCAATGTCGCCAAGAGTCACACCTTTTCCATGAGGAAGCGTTACCCGGTTCTTCAGTTGTATATAGATGGCGGAGCCAGATTGGGTCTTCATCCGCTGTCCTCCTCATCAAGCAATCTTTCGAAAGAGCCGCCCGCCGTGGGCGCCCCCTCTGTTTCCGGCCCCAAACGCCAGCATGCCAGATTAACGGTAGTATGGGTGGAAAGGCTTATTTTTACTCTTTTTCGCAGGCATCCAACATGGGATCGAACTTATTCACTAAAAAATGGGTTATTATCCATAAGATTCGAAACCTTTTCCAGGTCGAACCAGTCTATATCATTATCTTAAAAAAGGAGGAACGACCAGATTATGAGGTTCTCATTCCGTTTTAAAATTCGCTGTTTCGTTCTGGCCGCCGCCGTGCTCCTGGCCTTCCATCTCAACGGTTCGCCTTACATTCATGCCGAATCCGGCATTGACGTGCAGGACTACCTGCTGGATGTCTCCAAAGGAATCGAGCTGTACTCGATCAGCACCGCGGCCGACGGAACATACCGGAATTCGGTGGTATATAGACAGCAGGACGGCGCTTATGCCAAATGGCAGGAACCGTTCCGTTCATTCAGTGTGTGGGAAGACGGCACCGTGCGGATCGGAAGGTCAGATGATCCCGAAGGCGGCTATGTATATGATCCCGAGCGGCAATCCATGGTTCACAAAAATATCTATTCCCTCTCTCCCGACGGAAATTGGGGAATTTTGGAGCGTTCCCGCTACCTTTACGTTTCATCACCCGGGCTGTACAGTGACTATATCGCTAAGCTTAACGAATACTATTTGAAAAACATGAAGACCGGTGCCGTAACGCTGTTCAAATCGACGCGGACAAGTTACCTGACGGCATGGGTTGACCGCCACACTTTGCTGGAATCCGGATACGACAGCAGGGCAAAGCAGAATATGATTACGGCTTACAATCCCGAAACGAACCAAAGAACAACGGTGCTGGCGGGCAGGATGTATGCCTTCAACAATGCCAGCTCCAAGCTGCTTTACGTGCAGAACGAGCCCCGCCGGCAGCTGCGGGTATACGATCTGAAGAAGGCTTCCTCCCATCTCCTGAAGGACGAAGCCGAGCGTTCTGCTTTCTATCCGTCTGTGCTTTCCAAGCCAAAGCTCTCTCTTCCTGACGGCATTAGCCCCGATAATCTGCCCGTTGTCCCTGTTCCTGTTATTGAAGAATACGAATATACGGCGGGAATAAACGGGTTGAGCATCCCGGTATCCACGGTATTCGAGGTTAACGGCACCCGCTGGATACCGGTGCGTCCCCTCGCGAAAGCGCTCGGCTGGAAGGTAGATCTGCTGGACCAGCTGGCGGGTACGTATAAAGCAGCGAACTATCAATATACGATCACCAAAGGAGCGGCAAAAATCGTCCTTACCCCTTCGAACAGCTTTAATACCGGAGGAAGGCTGTTCATGACCAAGGGTCAGCTGGGGGCGCTTGGGCTTGGATCGGTAAAGCTTGTTCCCCATATCGAATAAGTGCCGAATCAGCCGAATTCCACCTCTTGTCCGGGAAATCCGGTTGACGCAAAAGAACGCCCAAGCCAGCGGCAACAACCGGC encodes:
- a CDS encoding stage V sporulation protein AB, with product MTAPVEVGLNLLLGIAGGIAVGGGVIALFVVLDMIPRLAQLTGSYDKVHWYEGAMVCGSLFGTVSDFWNWKIASGPVVVTAVGLFDGIFVGMLAAALTEVLNVLPILAKRLHMTSYLFGLLMAMVFGKVAGSLFDWFVYRQ
- a CDS encoding stage V sporulation protein AA; the protein is MKTQSGSAIYIQLKNRVTLPHGKGVTLGDIAFLIAPPELEEKLKSLLLVQPEYSDGNLILIDTLKVIPLVKQLAPDAEIEPIGEGRTIVQISGPEEPRKPSPAMFALVWLLLFFGAALTIMNFHADVNMQEVQVRIVEMLTGRRDEHPYLFQLAYSIGIGFGMVIFFNHLFKKKWNEEPTPLEVEMFLYQKNIDQYVIHEEYRKMKHGEADKGREAT
- the lysA gene encoding diaminopimelate decarboxylase translates to MFLHGTSRINDAGHLEIGGCDVTELKAEYGTPLYIVDEQLVRRRCREYMDAFAASGLGFQVAYASKAFSVMAMCRLADEEGLSLDVVSDGELYTALQAGFPAERIHFHGNNKTPDEIEMALDARIGCFVVDNLVELELLQAIAAEKNQTVNVLLRVTPGVEAHAHHAYAATGQTDSKFGFDIGNGSAQEAVRLASSKANLKLLGVHSHIGSQIFETEGFQLAVERVAGFARKVKEELGIEFSVVNLGGGFGIRYVEGDTPLQVSEYVAAITDAVKTHFAGIGSKLPEIWVEPGRSIVGDAGTTLYTIGTSKEIPGVRKYVAVDGGMTDNPRPALYESKYEAVLANRAGEQPEETVSIAGKCCESGDMLIWDVELPKAESGDLLAVACTGAYNYSMASNYNRIRRPAVVFVQNGQSDLVVKRESHGDIIANDIVPARIAKQPVTK
- a CDS encoding spore germination protein, translating into MEAARELGAPDDGSEDKPSGFLNFLFGSDDSESPKKSAEEDPGTEPVQGKENENRQSNDPKQNKRDKELSNSVEESIEYWHGEDRVPDSLEQTKEVLTEIMGLGASFDIVFREMTFGGTKAALLFISGFAKDVILDEILKRLTYLTPDDLSSDAFAAFMQKYIPHIQVEKSEKLSDAMIKTMAGMSALFVEGEAQVIIMDTRAYPVRGPEEPSIERVVRGARDGFTETLLSNIALVRRRLRDPGLKFELHQVGRRTKTDVAIAYIDDIADKTQVKAVTEKIKTVNIDGIPLADKQLEEAIIGEKWNPYPMVRYSERPDIVASHLLEGRVVVFVDTSPSVMVIPTTFFDLCQHAEENRQTPLMGSYLRWVRFAGIFASIFLLPLWMLFVLHPELKPAPLGFIGPHEMAKIPLLVQFLIIEFGVDLLRMAAVHTPSPLGSAMGLIAAILIGDIAVKTGLFVNEVVLYMAVATIGMFATPSYELGLANRLVRLLLLVATGLFHVAGFVIGSTLFVLLLTINRSYNSSYLWPFIPFNAKAMGAILYRQSVVSSSTRPSFNKTRDNTRMSENEGKKGKP